One Polypterus senegalus isolate Bchr_013 chromosome 10, ASM1683550v1, whole genome shotgun sequence DNA segment encodes these proteins:
- the ccdc160 gene encoding coiled-coil domain-containing protein 160 homolog, translated as MENTETDVEEPHWVTKLFPPRFTVLDLVGDNITPWPPESVLVTEKFAAQRAERLKEIYYSSLREVQAHEKKKRHEQFEQNVVREYEEGTDMVSRPPSTENTKKITESSSSPIQEDQPIWNAEEMNVLREAMRQKDSEKQQLQIHLNNALAAVERLQSERAQLEKNLSQKERELLRVQQENERRALHVALLQREGLIKDKTVQAWLEEIQEKTREVQNLTRELQKARSDILDQSLQNKELQDKLIKERQIQEDMHQTMIEKIRVEHEVVIQKMQRELETVQAELATEKQMHARNLNALELLRRHFANLPPQNNEDVLAANVGHIGYY; from the coding sequence ATGGAGAACACAGAAACGGACGTTGAAGAGCCACACTGGGTAACAAAACTTTTCCCTCCACGTTTTACTGTGTTAGACCTTGTGGGGGACAATATTACCCCATGGCCCCCAGAGAGTGTGCTAGTAACTGAGAAGTTTGCTGCCCAGAGAGCAGAGAGATTAAAGGAGATTTACTATTCTTCACTGAGGGAAGTGCAGGCACATGAGAAGAAGAAAAGGCACGAACAGTTTGAGCAAAATGTTGTCCGGGAATATGAAGAAGGCACCGATATGGTCTCCAGGCCACCGTCAACAGAAAATACCAAGAAGATAACCGAAAGCTCATCAAGTCCTATTCAGGAAGATCAGCCCATCTGGAATGCAGAGGAGATGAACGTCCTAAGGGAAGCCATGCGCCAGAAAGATTCTGAAAAGCAGCAGTTACAAATTCACCTGAACAATGCTCTGGCAGCAGTTGAAAGACTTCAGAGTGAGCGTGCTCAACTGGAAAAGAATCTGAGCCAAAAAGAAAGGGAGCTTCTCAGAGTGCAGCAGGAAAATGAACGACGGGCCTTGCATGTGGCACTTTTACAAAGAGAGGGGTTAATAAAAGATAAAACAGTTCAAGCTTGGCTGGAAGAGATACAGGAAAAAACAAGGGAAGTACAAAACCTTACTCGGGAGCTGCAAAAAGCTAGGAGTGATATCCTCGATCAAAGTTTACAGAACAAGGAGCTTCAAGATAAACTGATAAAAGAGAGGCAGATACAGGAGGACATGCATCAAACAATGATTGAAAAGATTAGGGTGGAGCATGAGGTGGTAATTCAGAAGATGCAGAGAGAACTTGAGACAGTCCAGGCTGAACTTGCTACAGAAAAGCAAATGCATGCCAGGAATCTTAATGCTCTTGAACTGCTCAGGAGACATTTTGCCAATTTGCCACCACAGAATAATGAAGACGTTCTTGCTGCAAATGTCGGCCATATCGGGTACTATTAA